Genomic DNA from Cucurbita pepo subsp. pepo cultivar mu-cu-16 chromosome LG13, ASM280686v2, whole genome shotgun sequence:
GATTGCTGAGATTCTCAAAACTTTGAACTGTTTCAGATGTTCAAGAGAATCTCCTATTTTGTTGGAAGGTAAGAGTGGTTAGTGCTGTGTAACTCAAAGATCCAATTCTGTAAGTTCCTTAAATGGAAATTGATGATACATATCAGATCAAAACTTCTTTTCTGATTCATTCTCTAACCTCTAAGAATCTTCCAGTTGCAGTGACTTATTGATTAAACTCCCATCTGATGAATGTTATCGGATTGTATGAAGTCACTTCTTGATATAACCAATGTGAGAGATCCCACAAtagttagagagaggaacgaaacattttttatttttatttggggtagaaacctctctagtgacgcgttttaaaaattcttgAGGGAAGTCTGTAaggaaaagtttaaagaggacaatatctactagcggtgagctcaGACTgacacaaatggtatcagagccaagccagacaccgagggTGTGTTGAAACATTGTAAGATCctgatcccacatcggttggagaggtaatcgaaacattttttataagggtatggaaatctATTTCTAATAGTCGTGTTTTAGAACTTTGAGTGAAGTCTAAAAGGACAAATCTAAAGAGGACCATATTTCGACCCTAGGCGTAGGTGTGTTAGGAGGTTCCTCATCCTCTCATTTTCAACTGCTACTATCCACCAAGCTGCCTTTGCATTCAATAGGGTGTCTCATTTTGCATTAATTTGATGGTTGAGCCATGGGCAGCACATATTGAATTCCTCCTCCCAAACTCCCAccacaaactttttttttaatgatttaaaaaaattaaaattaaaaaaaaaaataatttggatCGTAAAGACGCAATTCAATGAAGTTCATAAAATACTTATCTTAATGAATTTAGgtaatatttacaaaaaatactaataaataaataaataaagaggaTATTAAACTcactttttttcattaaaaatcaACGAAAATACATAATAATAGCTAAATATGTCACTATTTTAATGACGTcacacaaatttaatttttatgtattAAATGTGGCCCCCATTATGACATAGAAGTCAAGATTATTTTACATGGATTGGAATTCAAtcgtatttaatttatagccaaactttttatatttattttattttctacattaatttttccatatatttattttataaatttttggatAAAAGTAAACATCTAAAGCAGAGATCACATAAACagaatttaagaaaaaaaaaaaattagtaattagGTAAAGCTGGGAGGGAGAAAGTTGGGGGGAAACTTTGAAGGGGATACTGATGGTGGTTCGGAAGGCATTTGATGGAGCTTGGATTGATCTGAAGAAACAAGTAATTTCCGGCGAAAAGATCTCCCAAATACGCTTCGCCATCTCTGAATCGCTTCAGAACCTTGGAAATGGAGCCTCCCATGGCATTCACCAGCCGCGATTTCCTGAAAAGCTTTCGGAGGCTAGGGATTCTGAGCTTCTTCAACCTCCTCCCGATCGAAGCCCTTCGCATTCTGAAACCTCCAAACCTCCTCTGTTCTCCTAGTCTGGATCTCGCAAACGCCGATTCCAATTCGTCGCTGTGCCGCAGTCTCCGGTACCGGAACTTGGCTGCGGATGCGATTTCTTGGTCCGCCATGAAGGATTTGGAAGAGAATCGAATTGGTCCGTTGAGAAGCAGTGAGAGGGCATTAAAAGGGAGAGATCGAGAGAGATTGTTGAGAGCATTAAATGGCTTGGCTACTGGAGGTTGGGATTTGCATTTTCTGATCTAATCGAGAATGCATGATCAATTATTGATCGAAGCaataatgaatttattgttGGCGTCAAATCGGTCCTGTTTGTTCGAAACTTGTTGATGATAGCAGCATGTCCCCCTACCTAGTTAGGAATTGGCGGAAGTTCGTAGAAGTAACGTGCCCACCAAACGGCGCGACAGGCTAGTTGAATATCACACGGGGCTTATCTTATTGATGTTCATACATTAACTACCATCATTAATATCCACACcgccctttttctttttctttttttcttttttcgacTGAGATTATATTCTCTGTCTTCAAATCTTACCTCATTTCGACCCACTccactcaatttttttttggagagtATCTCTATCCCGATTCTGTAAGATCTCAcgttggagagaaaaatgaaatatttcttataagaatgtgaaaacttctccttagtaaACACGTGTATTGGAAATCCACAAGGGAAAGCTTacagaaaataatatttgctcGTAGTGGATTTTGAATATTGCAATGGTATAGAGCTAGACACGGGTAGTCTccaacaaggatgttgggggcttgggttgtttcaatggtatcagagcctagaCATCGAGCAGTGTACctgcgaggatgctggccccaagGGAGATAGATTGTGAGGTCGCACATTAGTTGTTACATGGTGTTGTGctaacaaggacgttggggaCTTGGGTTGTTGCAATGGTACCAGAGCCTAGACACGGGACAGTGATAGAGTGTGAGGATGCTGGCCACAAG
This window encodes:
- the LOC111809316 gene encoding uncharacterized protein LOC111809316, with product MADQEIASAAKFRYRRLRHSDELESAFARSRLGEQRRFGGFRMRRASIGRRLKKLRIPSLRKLFRKSRLVNAMGGSISKVLKRFRDGEAYLGDLFAGNYLFLQINPSSIKCLPNHHQYPLQSFPPTFSLPALPNY